One part of the Arachidicoccus terrestris genome encodes these proteins:
- a CDS encoding 2-C-methyl-D-erythritol 4-phosphate cytidylyltransferase, giving the protein MDKIAIIVAAGSGTRMRSDLPKQFLPLAGKAILLHTTAAFIEAFSDIRIIWVLPSDQITYGRQLLEQLPYKTQLTITPGGGSRFHSVANGLALTAADSIVFVHDGVRCLVSPSLIQRCYHAAMLNGSAIPVCPATDSMRMMITGEGEEQRSKAIDRTAVRLVQTPQTFKSSLLKQAFEQPYQTGFTDEASVLEAMGEQVFLVEGDPENLKITRPIDLIVAEAIINKRARASGGGSPFE; this is encoded by the coding sequence ATGGACAAAATTGCTATTATTGTTGCTGCAGGGTCTGGGACCCGCATGCGGTCCGACCTGCCTAAACAGTTTCTGCCGCTGGCAGGTAAAGCCATTTTATTGCATACGACAGCAGCATTTATCGAGGCCTTTTCAGATATCAGAATCATATGGGTGCTTCCTTCAGATCAGATAACCTATGGCCGGCAATTACTGGAACAGCTGCCTTACAAAACGCAGCTGACCATTACCCCCGGAGGTGGTTCCAGGTTTCACTCTGTTGCCAATGGATTAGCGCTGACCGCGGCCGACAGTATTGTATTCGTACATGACGGCGTTCGCTGTTTAGTAAGCCCTTCACTGATTCAACGCTGTTATCATGCAGCAATGCTGAACGGGTCCGCCATTCCGGTCTGTCCGGCCACAGACAGTATGCGCATGATGATAACAGGGGAAGGTGAGGAGCAGCGATCCAAAGCAATAGACAGAACAGCTGTGAGACTTGTGCAGACGCCGCAGACTTTTAAGAGCAGCTTATTAAAACAGGCTTTTGAGCAGCCCTATCAGACTGGGTTTACCGATGAGGCTTCCGTGTTAGAGGCAATGGGTGAGCAGGTATTTCTGGTAGAGGGCGATCCTGAAAATCTGAAAATTACCCGACCCATCGATCTGATCGTGGCCGAAGCGATTATAAATAAAAGAGCAAGGGCATCCGGTGGCGGCTCACCTTTTGAATAA
- a CDS encoding SPFH domain-containing protein: MIPLYVLLVVLVIIIFSGLVSVNQGTIAVVTMFGKYRRILPAGLNFKIPILERIYKRISIQNRSIEMEFQAVTFDQANVYFKTMLLYAVMSADAETIKKVAFKFINDRELMQALVRTIEGNVRSYVATKKQAEILALRREIVGSVKQEVDQVLEEWGYHLLDLQINDITFDQVIMESMSKVVASNNLKAAAENEGQALLITKTKAAEADGNAIKISAEAEREAARLRGQGVALFREEVARGMSDAAEQMKQANLDTNVILFSMWTEAIQNFAEYGKGNMIFLDGSADGMQRTMKELMAMMQMRDGTKQTKEPLK; the protein is encoded by the coding sequence ATGATACCTCTGTATGTTCTTTTAGTGGTTCTGGTGATTATTATCTTTAGCGGACTGGTCAGCGTGAACCAGGGGACGATTGCTGTTGTTACCATGTTTGGTAAGTACCGCCGTATTTTACCGGCCGGGCTGAATTTTAAAATTCCCATCCTGGAAAGGATCTATAAAAGGATCAGTATTCAGAACCGCTCTATTGAAATGGAATTTCAGGCGGTCACTTTTGATCAGGCCAATGTCTATTTTAAGACCATGCTGCTCTATGCGGTCATGAGTGCCGATGCAGAGACGATCAAAAAAGTTGCTTTTAAATTTATTAATGACAGAGAATTAATGCAGGCGCTGGTCAGAACGATCGAAGGGAATGTCAGGTCTTATGTCGCTACCAAAAAGCAGGCAGAGATACTGGCCCTGCGCCGTGAGATCGTAGGTTCGGTCAAACAGGAAGTGGATCAGGTACTCGAAGAGTGGGGGTATCACCTGCTGGATCTTCAGATCAATGATATCACCTTTGACCAGGTCATCATGGAATCCATGAGTAAAGTCGTAGCCAGCAATAACCTGAAGGCGGCTGCTGAAAATGAAGGCCAGGCTTTACTGATTACCAAGACCAAGGCAGCTGAGGCGGATGGGAATGCCATTAAAATCTCTGCGGAGGCCGAGCGGGAAGCTGCCAGGCTGAGAGGACAGGGGGTCGCATTATTCAGAGAAGAAGTCGCGCGCGGGATGAGTGATGCGGCTGAGCAGATGAAACAGGCAAATCTGGATACCAATGTGATTTTATTCAGTATGTGGACGGAAGCGATTCAGAATTTTGCCGAATATGGAAAAGGCAATATGATCTTTCTGGACGGTAGTGCGGATGGCATGCAAAGAACCATGAAAGAATTAATGGCGATGATGCAAATGCGTGACGGGACGAAACAAACGAAGGAACCATTAAAGTAA